A genomic stretch from Verrucomicrobiia bacterium includes:
- a CDS encoding RNA polymerase sigma factor codes for MAQNEQLPVREARAGEPDAWNALLARYRLPLYTYVFELVHNEQASLDIVQESFINAARHIATLRDDDKFGSWLFNIAHQKCAQLWRKKNPVEIAIERDDETLEDADLGPMELLVREEQEREFMKLLDQLAPPHRAVVLLHFVEDFSLEEIARITATPLGTVKSRLYYARKAFKKLLEDQR; via the coding sequence GTGGCTCAAAACGAACAACTGCCCGTGCGGGAAGCCAGGGCCGGCGAGCCGGACGCCTGGAACGCCCTGCTCGCGCGCTACCGCCTGCCCCTCTACACTTATGTTTTTGAATTGGTGCATAATGAGCAGGCGAGCCTCGACATCGTCCAGGAATCGTTCATCAACGCCGCGCGCCACATCGCCACGCTGCGCGACGACGATAAATTCGGCTCGTGGCTTTTCAATATCGCTCACCAAAAATGCGCGCAACTCTGGCGCAAGAAAAATCCGGTGGAAATCGCCATCGAACGGGATGACGAAACTTTGGAAGACGCCGACCTTGGCCCGATGGAATTGCTCGTCCGGGAAGAACAGGAGCGCGAGTTTATGAAATTGCTGGATCAACTCGCCCCGCCGCATCGCGCGGTGGTGCTGCTGCATTTCGTCGAGGATTTTTCGCTCGAAGAAATCGCGCGCATCACGGCCACGCCGCTGGGCACGGTCAAATCCCGCCTTTATTATGCGCGCAAGGCATTTAAGAAATTACTGGAGGATCAACGATGA